One window of Magallana gigas chromosome 2, xbMagGiga1.1, whole genome shotgun sequence genomic DNA carries:
- the LOC136273012 gene encoding lethal(3)malignant brain tumor-like protein 3: MPRPKRQVKRAAARNTQDPGQARRPGRRMAQRQQTNNNEQDVQAQLAPPQPQAVQLPQAAPQHQAALLQQAAPPQQAQDQAGQPS; encoded by the coding sequence ATGCCAAGGCCGAAGAGACAAGTTAAACGGGCGGCTGCCCGTAATACTCAAGACCCAGGACAAGCACGCAGGCCAGGCCGGCGCATGGCTCAACGCCAACAGACCAACAATAACGAGCAAGATGTCCAGGCTCAACTGGCACCCCCTCAGCCCCAGGCAGTCCAACTACCCCAGGCAGCCCCACAGCATCAGGCGGCACTGTTACAACAGGCAGCCCCACCACAGCAAGCCCAGGATCAGGCGG